The proteins below are encoded in one region of Juglans regia cultivar Chandler unplaced genomic scaffold, Walnut 2.0 Scaffold_680, whole genome shotgun sequence:
- the LOC109019696 gene encoding glycine-rich cell wall structural protein 1.8-like has translation MGASTVAWVHGGDCRRKMSLIVVVRWRSGASVETHFGLLACYEGRSCQGASMVGFARRREGKPVTWSVTPTVVHGCLREEIGALLTREGPNHIPEFGHDVVHGTGVGYGGGGSGGGSGYGGSWEHGVGGYGSGGGSGEGGGVGYGAAGGHGGGYGGGGGSGGSYGVGGTGYGIGGGEGGGGGYGAGGEHGVGYGGGGGGGKGGGSGGVVGYGAGGEHGIGYGGGEGGGAGYGAGGDHGAGYGSGSGGGKGGGYGVGGEYGAGYGGGEGGGHGGGYGVEGEHGAGYGGGGGGGTNYGAGGAHGGGYGSGGGIGGGYGGSGGGGGGYGSGSGSGYGVGVEHGVGYGGGGGSGGGGGTSYDAGGAHEGGYGSGGGTGGGYGGGGGGGGGYGSGSGYGVGVEHGVGYGGGGGSGGGGGHGGYSP, from the exons ATGGGAGCTTCGACGGTGGCTTGGGTCCATGGGGGTGATTGCCGAAGGAAGATGAGCTTGATAGTGGTGGTGCGATGGCGCAGTGGCGCAAGCgttgagacccatttcgggttgctCGCGTGCTAcgaagggaggagctgccaagGGGCTTCGATGGTGGGGTttgctcgccggcgtgaggggaagccgGTGACGTGGTCGGTGACACCCACGGTGGTGCAtggctgcttgagggaggagatcgg AGCCCTCCTCACTCGTGAAGGACCTAATCACATTCCCGAGTTTGGCCATGATGTAGTACATGGCACTGGTGTCGGGTATGGTGGTGGAGGATCAGGAGGTGGCTCTGGGTATGGAGGCTCATGGGAACATGGTGTTGGTGGCTATGGTAGTGGAGGCGGtagtggagaaggaggtggagTAGGCTATGGAGCTGCTGGTGGACATGGTGGAGGATACGGAGGAGGTGGTGGTAGTGGCGGCAGTTATGGTGTAGGAGGAACTGGATATGGGATCGGTGGTGgtgaaggaggaggagggggaTATGGAGCTGGTGGTGAACATGGGGTAGgatatggtggtggtggtggaggaggaaaGGGTGGCGGTAGTGGTGGTGTTGTGGGATATGGAGCAGGTGGAGAGCATGGTATTGGTTACGGAGGTGGTGAAGGAGGTGGTGCCGGATATGGAGCTGGTGGTGATCATGGAGCTGGATATGGTAGTGGCAGTGGTGGAGGAAAAGGTGGTGGTTATGGTGTAGGAGGGGAGTATGGTGCTGGTTATGGAGGTGGTGAAGGGGGAGGTCACGGTGGTGGCTACGGTGTAGAAGGAGAACATGGGGCTGGCTATGGAGGGGGAGGTGGTGGTGGGACAAATTATGGTGCTGGTGGAGCACACGGAGGTGGATATGGAAGTGGTGGAGGAATAGGTGGAGGTTATGgtggtagtggtggtggtggtggtggctaTGGTAGTGGCAGTGGCAGTGGCTATGGTGTTGGAGTTGAACATGGGGTAGGatatggaggtggtggtgggagTGGCGGCGGTGGTGGCACAAGTTATGATGCTGGTGGAGCACACGAAGGTGGATATGGAAGTGGTGGAGGAACAGGTGGAGGTTATGGTGgtggcggcggcggcggcggcggctATGGTAGTGGCAGTGGCTATGGTGTTGGAGTTGAACATGGGGTAGGatatggaggtggtggtgggagtggtggaggtggtggccaTGGTGGCTATTCCCCTTGA
- the LOC118346108 gene encoding uncharacterized protein LOC118346108 yields the protein MDGMEEFTIEATKWALENVVVPGRSVLTLVGVMPWLNIPLYFKTAWLDVLKPPNVNEKGELGSDARNLKLQAVDELCRAYGVVAQKKVVMGHPSRLLAVEQITCLNATWVVLDRHQRKNSQFYAKKIPCNMVIMNDGGGADMIRGLPTISSGENTPVESPASVVPTPKVIISMEFDEILKERAHEYQDKKLRGSFLVEANALRDQAGRQEI from the exons ATGGATGGGATGGAAGAATTCACAATCGAGGCCACAAAATGGGCTCTTGAGAATGTTGTTGTTCCTGGACGTTCTGTTCTCACTCTCGTCGGTGTAATGCCATGGCTTAACATTCCAC TTTATTTCAAGACAGCATGGCTTGATGTTCTGAAGCCGCCTAATGTGAACGAGAAAGGAGAGTTGGGAAGTGATGCCagaaatctaaaacttcaagcaGTCGATGAACTTTGCAGAGCATATGGG GTTGTGGCACAAAAAAAGGTTGTAATGGGTCATCCCTCACGACTGTTGGCAGTTGAGCAAATCACGTGCCTTAATGCGACATGGGTGGTGTTGGATAG ACATCAAAGAAAGAACAGTCAATTTTATGCTAAAAAAATCCCATGCAATATGGTGATTATGAACGATGGAGGAGGGGCTGACATGATTAGAGGCCTGCCGACGATTAGTAGCGGAGAGAACACTCCAGTCGAATCACCAGCATCAGTAGTACCCACTCCAAAAGTTATCATCTCCATGGAGTTCGACGAAATTCTCAAGGAACGAGCTCATGAATATCAGGATAAAAAATTGAGGGGAAGTTTTCTTGTTGAAGCCAATGCTTTGAGAGACCAAGCTGGCCGGCAGGAGATATGa